The following coding sequences lie in one Miscanthus floridulus cultivar M001 chromosome 9, ASM1932011v1, whole genome shotgun sequence genomic window:
- the LOC136480511 gene encoding uncharacterized mitochondrial protein AtMg00810-like has product MTSEFEMSDLGLLSFYLGIEVDQQKDFVTLKQSSYAKKVLSQFGMEDCNPTKIPMNPRAKLDEDKGGERVDATEYRSVIGLIYLLHTRPDLSFSVGMASRYMEKSTMKHQRAVKQILRYLKGTVNLGLVYTQGGKEEEIVGYTDSDLADDLVGRRSTIGMSLETIIQWSPYSTEAELIQEV; this is encoded by the coding sequence ATGACCTCAGAGTTTGAGATGAGTGATTTGGGGCTACTTTCATTCTATCTTGGGATTGAGGTTGATCAGCAGAAAGATTTTGTCACACTCAAACAGTCTAGCTATGCCAAGAAAGTATTGAGTCAGTTTGGTATGGAGGATTGCAATCCTACCAAAATCCCAATGAATCCAAGAGCTAAACTAGATGAAGATAAGGGTGGAGAAAGAGTTGATGCCACTGAGTACAGGAGCGTCATTGGTTTGATATATTTGTTGCATACTAGGCCTGATCTGTCTTTCTCAGTTGGGATGGCCAGTAGGTACATGGAGAAGTCTACTATGAAGCATCAAAGAGCAGTAAAGCAGATACTGAGATATTTAAAGGGAACTGTGAATCTTGGGTTGGTGTATACTCAAGGTGGAAAGGAGGAAGAAATAGTGGGATACACTGATAGTGATTTGGCTGATGATCTAGTTGGGAGAAGAAGCACAATAGGTATGAGCTTAGAGACGATAATACAATGGTCTCCTTATTCCACAGAAGCAGAACTTATTCAGGAGGTATAG